One stretch of Astatotilapia calliptera chromosome 3, fAstCal1.2, whole genome shotgun sequence DNA includes these proteins:
- the LOC113019239 gene encoding gastrula zinc finger protein XlCGF26.1-like isoform X1 encodes MPERGCKRRESIKENKNQPVPASTDEPVVNRMEKTFTTMKQPRRRQSIDSGDKSFTCDQCGKTFTRHSCLKQHQLIHTGFKPFSCDRCGKAFTQNSNLKRHQLVHTGFKPFSCNQCGKSFTKSDGLKKHNLIHTGFKPFSCDQCGKAFTQNANLKKHQLIHAGFKPFRCDQWGKSFTSKSNLKGHQVIHTGFKPFTCDQCGKSFTSKGNLKGHQVIHTGFKPFSCDQCGRTFTQSGSLKKHQVIHTGFKPFSCDQCGKSFTSKGNLKGHQVIHTGFKPFSCDQCGKSFTSKGNLKGHQLIHTGFKPFSCGQCGKTFTQDCSLQKHQLIHTGFKPFSCDQCGKTFTQNCSLQKHQLIHTGFKPFSCGQCGKTFTQDCSLQKHQLIHTGFKPFSCDQCGKAFTQNGHLQKHQVIHTGFKPYSCDQCGKTFTQDGSLQKHQLIHTGFKPFSCDQCGKTFALKNRLINHQLIPPINHPSSFALSRAGSRGWIAGNTKAFPGQPRDIISPVCPGSASEPPPSGIGPEHLTQEASWSDA; translated from the exons ATGCCGGAAAGAGGAT GCAAAAGAAGGGAAAgcatcaaagaaaacaaaaaccaaccagTTCCAGCAAGTACAGATGAACCAGTTGTGAACCGGATGGAAAAGACTTTTACCACTATGAAGCAGCCCAGAAGACGCCAGAGCATTGACAGTGGGGACAAAAGCTTCacatgtgatcagtgtggaaagactTTCACCCGGCATAGTTGTTTAAAACAACATCagctcatccacactggatttaaaccattcagctgtgatcgGTGTGGAAAGGCTTTTACTCAGAATTCCAACTTAAAAAGACATCAGCTCGTCCACACTGGATTTAAACCATTCAGCTGTAATCAGTGTGGAAAGAGTTTCACCAAGAGTGAcggcttaaaaaaacacaacctcATTCACACTGGATttaaaccattcagctgtgatcagtgtggaaaagCTTTTACTCAGAATgccaacttaaaaaaacatcagctcATTCACGCTGGATTTAAACCGTTCAGGTGTGATCAGTGGGGAAAGTCTTTCACTTCCAAAAGTAACTTAAAAGgacatcaggtcatccacactggatttAAACCATTcacctgtgatcagtgtggaaagtctttcacGTCCAAAGGTAACTTAAAAGgacatcaggtcatccacactggatttaaaccattcagctgtgatcaatGTGGCAGGACTTTCACTCAGAGTGgcagcttaaaaaaacatcaggtcatccacactggatttaaaccattcagctgtgatcagtgtggaaagtctttcacTTCTAAAGGTAACTTAAAAGgacatcaggtcatccacactggatttaaaccattcagctgtgatcagtgtggaaagtctttcacTTCCAAAGGTAACTTAAAAGGACATCagctcatccacactggatttaaaccattcagctgtggtCAGTGTGGAAAGACCTTTACTCAGGACTGCAGCTTACAAAAACATCAGCTTATCCACACTGGATttaaaccattcagctgtgatcagtgtggaaagaccTTTACTCAGAATTGCAGCTTACAAAAACATCAGCTTATCCACACTGGATTCaaaccattcagctgtggtCAGTGTGGAAAGACCTTTACTCAGGATTGCAGCTTACAAAAACATCAGCTTATCCACACTGGATttaaaccattcagctgtgatcagtgtggaaaggctTTTACTCAGAATGGTCACTTACAAAaacatcaggtcatccacactggatttAAACCATACagttgtgatcagtgtggaaagaccTTTACTCAGGATGGCAGCTTACAAAAACATCAGCTTATCCACACTGGATttaaaccattcagctgtgatcagtgtggaaagactTTTGCACTCAAGAATAGGTTAATAAATCATCAACTGATCCCCCCAATCAACCATCCATCTTCTTTCGCTTTATCCAGGGCTGGATCGCGGGGCTGGATCgcggggaacaccaaggcgttcccaggccagccgagagatataatctcccCAGTGTGTCCTGGATCTGCCTCGgagcctcctcccagtgggataggcccagaacacctcactcAGGAGGCATCCTGGTCAGATGCCTGa
- the LOC113019239 gene encoding gastrula zinc finger protein XlCGF26.1-like isoform X2 — protein sequence MEKTFTTMKQPRRRQSIDSGDKSFTCDQCGKTFTRHSCLKQHQLIHTGFKPFSCDRCGKAFTQNSNLKRHQLVHTGFKPFSCNQCGKSFTKSDGLKKHNLIHTGFKPFSCDQCGKAFTQNANLKKHQLIHAGFKPFRCDQWGKSFTSKSNLKGHQVIHTGFKPFTCDQCGKSFTSKGNLKGHQVIHTGFKPFSCDQCGRTFTQSGSLKKHQVIHTGFKPFSCDQCGKSFTSKGNLKGHQVIHTGFKPFSCDQCGKSFTSKGNLKGHQLIHTGFKPFSCGQCGKTFTQDCSLQKHQLIHTGFKPFSCDQCGKTFTQNCSLQKHQLIHTGFKPFSCGQCGKTFTQDCSLQKHQLIHTGFKPFSCDQCGKAFTQNGHLQKHQVIHTGFKPYSCDQCGKTFTQDGSLQKHQLIHTGFKPFSCDQCGKTFALKNRLINHQLIPPINHPSSFALSRAGSRGWIAGNTKAFPGQPRDIISPVCPGSASEPPPSGIGPEHLTQEASWSDA from the coding sequence ATGGAAAAGACTTTTACCACTATGAAGCAGCCCAGAAGACGCCAGAGCATTGACAGTGGGGACAAAAGCTTCacatgtgatcagtgtggaaagactTTCACCCGGCATAGTTGTTTAAAACAACATCagctcatccacactggatttaaaccattcagctgtgatcgGTGTGGAAAGGCTTTTACTCAGAATTCCAACTTAAAAAGACATCAGCTCGTCCACACTGGATTTAAACCATTCAGCTGTAATCAGTGTGGAAAGAGTTTCACCAAGAGTGAcggcttaaaaaaacacaacctcATTCACACTGGATttaaaccattcagctgtgatcagtgtggaaaagCTTTTACTCAGAATgccaacttaaaaaaacatcagctcATTCACGCTGGATTTAAACCGTTCAGGTGTGATCAGTGGGGAAAGTCTTTCACTTCCAAAAGTAACTTAAAAGgacatcaggtcatccacactggatttAAACCATTcacctgtgatcagtgtggaaagtctttcacGTCCAAAGGTAACTTAAAAGgacatcaggtcatccacactggatttaaaccattcagctgtgatcaatGTGGCAGGACTTTCACTCAGAGTGgcagcttaaaaaaacatcaggtcatccacactggatttaaaccattcagctgtgatcagtgtggaaagtctttcacTTCTAAAGGTAACTTAAAAGgacatcaggtcatccacactggatttaaaccattcagctgtgatcagtgtggaaagtctttcacTTCCAAAGGTAACTTAAAAGGACATCagctcatccacactggatttaaaccattcagctgtggtCAGTGTGGAAAGACCTTTACTCAGGACTGCAGCTTACAAAAACATCAGCTTATCCACACTGGATttaaaccattcagctgtgatcagtgtggaaagaccTTTACTCAGAATTGCAGCTTACAAAAACATCAGCTTATCCACACTGGATTCaaaccattcagctgtggtCAGTGTGGAAAGACCTTTACTCAGGATTGCAGCTTACAAAAACATCAGCTTATCCACACTGGATttaaaccattcagctgtgatcagtgtggaaaggctTTTACTCAGAATGGTCACTTACAAAaacatcaggtcatccacactggatttAAACCATACagttgtgatcagtgtggaaagaccTTTACTCAGGATGGCAGCTTACAAAAACATCAGCTTATCCACACTGGATttaaaccattcagctgtgatcagtgtggaaagactTTTGCACTCAAGAATAGGTTAATAAATCATCAACTGATCCCCCCAATCAACCATCCATCTTCTTTCGCTTTATCCAGGGCTGGATCGCGGGGCTGGATCgcggggaacaccaaggcgttcccaggccagccgagagatataatctcccCAGTGTGTCCTGGATCTGCCTCGgagcctcctcccagtgggataggcccagaacacctcactcAGGAGGCATCCTGGTCAGATGCCTGa